One segment of Mycolicibacterium neworleansense DNA contains the following:
- a CDS encoding enoyl-CoA hydratase/isomerase family protein — MTLLIEDNNRVRTLTLNRPDALNAFNEALYDATTVALRAAAEDPDVAVVLLTGAGRGFSAGNDLVEMQERITNPESTPGEHGFYGMLEVLADFPKPLICAVNGVGVGIGATILGFADLAFMSSSARLKCPFTSLGVAPEAASSYLMPRLLGRQNAAWLLMSSEWVDATEAQQMGLVWKVCEPDDLLAEARRHAEILAAKPISSLVAVKQAMVAPIRDAISAAVEREKALFVELVGAAANVDALAQFADRKR; from the coding sequence ATGACCCTGCTGATCGAGGACAACAACCGGGTTCGCACGCTGACCCTCAACCGTCCGGACGCGCTGAACGCGTTCAACGAGGCGTTGTACGACGCGACGACCGTCGCCCTGCGTGCGGCCGCCGAGGATCCCGACGTCGCAGTGGTGCTGTTGACCGGGGCCGGCCGGGGATTCAGCGCGGGCAACGACCTCGTCGAGATGCAGGAGCGCATCACCAACCCGGAATCCACCCCGGGTGAGCACGGGTTCTACGGGATGCTCGAAGTGCTCGCGGATTTCCCGAAGCCGTTGATCTGTGCGGTCAACGGGGTCGGCGTGGGCATCGGTGCGACCATCCTCGGCTTCGCAGACCTGGCGTTCATGTCGTCCTCGGCGCGCTTGAAGTGTCCGTTCACCAGCCTGGGCGTGGCGCCCGAGGCGGCCTCGTCCTACCTGATGCCCCGGCTGCTGGGTAGGCAGAATGCCGCCTGGCTGCTGATGTCCTCGGAGTGGGTGGACGCGACCGAGGCCCAACAGATGGGTCTGGTGTGGAAGGTCTGCGAGCCCGATGATCTGCTGGCCGAGGCTCGCCGGCATGCCGAAATCCTGGCGGCCAAGCCGATTTCGAGCCTCGTCGCCGTCAAGCAGGCCATGGTGGCCCCGATCCGCGATGCGATCTCGGCGGCCGTGGAGCGGGAGAAGGCGCTGTTCGTCGAACTGGTGGGTGCGGCGGCCAATGTCGACGCGCTGGCCCAGTTCGCCGACCGCAAGCGCTAG
- a CDS encoding N-acyl-D-amino-acid deacylase family protein, translating into MSFDTIIRNGRWFDGTGAPSAVRNIGIRHGHVVSISPDPLDEAGCPQVIDAAGKWVLPGMLDIHTHYDVEVLGGPSLSESLRHGVTTAMLGSCSLSTVHVGGVDAGDLFGRVEAIPREYVIGAVDDNKTWTDCNGYVTALESLPLGPNLAAFIGHSDMRTAVMGLDRATRNDERPTPAEQARMEQMLKEALDAGFVGMSSQQLLFDKIDGDTCRSRTLPSTYAKPHELRRLKSLLRRSGRVLQSGPDIQNPLNLVSQLAQSLGLFRNNLKTSLLSAADIKANPYSIMIMGPVARLVNKLGGNFRWQHLPVPFEVYADGIDLVVFEEFGSGAAALHLREEVERNELLRDEEYRRKFRKDYDSKFGVRVWHRDFFDAEIVACPDASVVGKSFGEVGQDRGELHPVDAFLDLVLEHGTALRWRTTISNHRPEVLKKLARDPGIQLGFSDAGAHLRNMAFYNMGLRLLRHVRDAERAGTPFMSVEQAVHRLTGELADWYRIDAGHLRIGDRADVVVIDPERLDDSLDSYAEETVDQYGGLSRMVNRNDDTVTAVLVGGRTVFADGRLTDLVGKQRTGQFLRAAHQTPSISAQDGELTSVR; encoded by the coding sequence GTGAGCTTCGACACGATCATCCGCAACGGCCGCTGGTTCGACGGCACCGGCGCCCCGTCGGCAGTGCGCAACATCGGCATTCGCCACGGGCACGTGGTCTCCATCTCCCCCGACCCTCTCGACGAGGCGGGTTGCCCCCAGGTCATCGACGCCGCAGGCAAGTGGGTGCTGCCCGGAATGCTGGACATCCACACGCACTACGACGTCGAGGTGCTGGGCGGCCCGTCACTGTCGGAGTCACTGCGCCACGGAGTCACCACCGCGATGCTCGGCTCGTGCTCGCTGTCCACCGTGCACGTCGGCGGCGTCGATGCCGGTGACCTGTTCGGCCGGGTCGAGGCGATCCCCCGCGAGTACGTCATCGGCGCGGTGGACGACAACAAGACCTGGACCGACTGCAACGGATACGTGACGGCACTCGAGTCGCTGCCCCTTGGCCCCAATCTGGCGGCCTTCATCGGGCATTCCGACATGCGGACCGCCGTGATGGGGCTCGACCGCGCCACCCGCAACGACGAGCGGCCGACCCCTGCCGAGCAGGCCCGTATGGAGCAGATGCTCAAGGAGGCCCTGGATGCCGGTTTCGTCGGAATGTCTTCGCAACAGCTGCTTTTCGACAAGATCGACGGGGACACCTGCCGGTCGCGCACCCTGCCGTCCACCTACGCCAAACCGCACGAGCTGCGCCGGCTCAAATCGCTGCTGCGCCGCTCCGGCCGAGTGCTGCAGTCCGGACCCGACATCCAGAATCCGCTCAACCTGGTCTCCCAGCTGGCGCAATCACTCGGGCTGTTCCGCAACAACCTGAAGACCAGCCTGCTCTCTGCCGCCGACATCAAGGCCAACCCGTACTCGATCATGATCATGGGGCCCGTGGCCCGGCTGGTGAACAAGCTCGGCGGGAACTTCCGGTGGCAGCATCTGCCGGTGCCCTTCGAGGTGTACGCCGACGGTATCGACCTGGTGGTGTTCGAGGAATTCGGTTCCGGCGCAGCAGCTCTGCACCTGCGCGAGGAGGTCGAGCGCAACGAGCTGCTGCGCGACGAGGAATACCGGCGCAAGTTCCGCAAGGACTACGACAGCAAGTTCGGGGTGCGGGTCTGGCACCGGGACTTCTTCGACGCCGAGATCGTCGCCTGCCCTGACGCATCCGTGGTGGGCAAATCGTTCGGCGAGGTCGGCCAGGACCGGGGTGAGCTACACCCGGTCGACGCCTTCTTGGACCTGGTGCTCGAGCACGGCACCGCACTGCGGTGGCGCACCACCATCTCCAACCACCGGCCCGAGGTACTCAAGAAGCTGGCCCGCGACCCCGGTATCCAGCTCGGGTTCTCCGACGCCGGCGCACACCTGCGAAACATGGCCTTCTACAACATGGGGCTGCGGCTGCTGCGCCACGTCCGCGACGCCGAACGGGCCGGCACGCCGTTCATGTCGGTCGAGCAGGCCGTGCACCGCCTCACCGGTGAACTCGCCGACTGGTACCGGATCGACGCCGGCCACCTGCGTATCGGCGACCGTGCCGACGTCGTGGTCATCGACCCGGAGCGTCTCGACGACTCCCTCGACTCCTACGCCGAGGAGACCGTGGACCAGTACGGCGGACTCTCCCGGATGGTGAACCGCAACGACGACACCGTCACCGCGGTGCTCGTCGGTGGCCGCACGGTGTTCGCCGACGGCCGGCTGACCGACCTGGTGGGCAAGCAGCGCACCGGCCAGTTCCTGCGGGCCGCACATCAGACCCCTTCGATCTCCGCCCAGGATGGTGAGTTGACCAGTGTCCGTTGA
- the bfr gene encoding bacterioferritin: MQGDPDVLKLLNEQLTSELTAINQYFLHSKMQDNWGFTELAEHTRAESFEEMRHAETITDRILLLDGLPNYQRLFSLRVGQTLREQFEADLAIEYEVVARLKPGIIMCREKQDATSAGILETILADEEGHIDYLETQLELMEKLGDALYAAQCVSRPPQ, translated from the coding sequence ATGCAAGGCGATCCCGATGTGCTGAAATTGCTCAACGAGCAATTGACCAGCGAACTCACCGCAATTAACCAATATTTCCTGCACTCGAAAATGCAGGACAATTGGGGATTCACCGAATTGGCGGAACACACCCGCGCCGAGTCTTTCGAGGAGATGCGGCACGCGGAGACCATCACCGACCGAATCCTGCTCTTGGACGGTCTGCCCAACTATCAGCGGCTTTTCTCGCTGCGCGTCGGCCAGACGCTGCGTGAACAGTTCGAGGCCGACCTGGCGATCGAGTACGAGGTGGTGGCCCGGCTCAAGCCCGGCATCATCATGTGCCGGGAAAAGCAGGACGCGACTTCCGCGGGGATCCTGGAGACCATCCTGGCCGACGAGGAAGGCCACATCGACTACCTGGAGACCCAGCTCGAGCTCATGGAGAAGCTCGGCGACGCGCTCTACGCCGCGCAGTGCGTCTCTCGGCCGCCGCAATAA
- a CDS encoding EthD domain-containing protein, which yields MEKVIVLLRAPQSDQQWCERLRTRIADELLALGLPGLTVNVRDDEVRESLMTLTTLDPPVVAVVSLWVQQYYGEQVRQALEVLAAECDSLAAYLVTESVPLPGPQAGPGERTDGLANIALLRRPADLDEATWLHRWHLDHTSVAIETQDTFGYTQNTVVRALTEGAPQIDGIVEELFRQAAVSDLHAFFGAADDDDLADRMRRMVASTDAFGASSNIDTVPTSRYVYSSPFGAPGRG from the coding sequence GTGGAGAAAGTCATCGTTCTACTGCGCGCCCCGCAATCGGACCAGCAGTGGTGTGAGCGGCTGCGCACCCGCATCGCCGACGAGTTGCTGGCGCTCGGGCTGCCGGGCCTGACGGTCAATGTCCGTGACGATGAGGTGCGCGAGTCGTTGATGACGTTGACGACGCTGGACCCGCCGGTGGTCGCCGTCGTCAGCCTGTGGGTGCAGCAATATTACGGCGAACAGGTTAGGCAGGCGTTGGAAGTGCTTGCCGCCGAATGTGATTCGCTTGCCGCATATCTAGTGACCGAATCGGTTCCGTTGCCCGGGCCGCAGGCCGGGCCGGGGGAGCGGACCGACGGCCTGGCCAACATCGCGCTGCTGCGTCGGCCCGCCGATCTCGACGAGGCCACCTGGCTGCACCGCTGGCACCTCGACCACACCTCGGTGGCGATCGAAACCCAGGACACGTTCGGCTACACCCAGAACACCGTCGTCCGTGCCCTGACCGAGGGTGCGCCGCAGATCGACGGGATCGTGGAGGAGTTGTTCCGCCAGGCGGCGGTGTCGGATCTGCATGCGTTCTTCGGTGCGGCCGATGATGACGATCTGGCCGATCGCATGCGCCGAATGGTCGCCAGTACCGACGCGTTCGGCGCCAGCAGCAACATCGACACCGTGCCGACCAGTCGCTACGTCTACTCGAGTCCGTTCGGTGCACCCGGGCGGGGATAG
- a CDS encoding SDR family oxidoreductase — protein sequence MGWTPDPYALRGRIAVVAGATRGAGRGIAAGLGERGATVVCTGRSSRCGNRDSDYNRPETIEETAELVTRLGGSGIAMQVDHLDVAQVRKLAGRLKAGYGHIDILVNDIWGAEVLKGPPDSWGRPMWQHDLDDGLRMLRLGLDTHLITSHCLLPLLADRPGGLLVEITDGTNEFNAENPRLSVFYDLVKSAVNRLAFSHGHELAPFGASAVAVTPGWLRSEMMLDNYGVSEADWRRALDLARTDGYPAAPPGFAESESPRFVGRGVAALAADPDRAQWNQQSVSSAALARHYGFTDLDGRVPDAWAPL from the coding sequence ATGGGCTGGACACCGGACCCTTACGCGCTGCGGGGGCGCATCGCCGTGGTCGCCGGTGCCACGCGCGGTGCGGGGCGTGGCATCGCCGCCGGCCTCGGGGAGCGCGGTGCCACGGTCGTGTGCACCGGCCGCAGCAGCAGATGCGGAAACCGCGATTCCGACTACAACCGGCCCGAAACCATCGAAGAAACAGCCGAATTGGTAACGCGGCTCGGCGGATCCGGCATCGCGATGCAGGTCGACCACCTCGATGTCGCGCAGGTCCGCAAACTGGCCGGGCGGCTCAAGGCCGGTTACGGCCACATCGACATCCTGGTCAACGACATCTGGGGAGCAGAGGTTCTCAAGGGGCCGCCCGACAGCTGGGGCCGGCCGATGTGGCAGCACGACCTCGATGACGGGTTACGGATGCTCCGGCTGGGACTCGACACGCATCTGATCACCTCGCACTGTCTGTTGCCGCTGCTAGCCGATCGGCCCGGTGGGTTGCTGGTCGAGATCACCGATGGGACAAACGAATTCAATGCCGAGAACCCCCGGCTGTCGGTCTTTTACGACCTGGTCAAGTCCGCGGTGAATCGCCTGGCCTTCAGCCACGGCCACGAACTCGCCCCGTTCGGCGCCTCCGCCGTTGCGGTCACCCCGGGATGGTTGCGCTCGGAGATGATGCTCGACAACTACGGCGTCAGCGAAGCCGACTGGCGGCGTGCGCTGGATCTGGCCCGCACGGACGGCTACCCGGCGGCACCGCCCGGTTTCGCCGAGTCCGAGTCGCCCCGGTTCGTCGGTCGCGGCGTCGCCGCGCTGGCCGCCGACCCCGATCGGGCCCAATGGAATCAGCAGTCCGTGAGCTCGGCCGCGCTGGCCCGCCACTACGGGTTCACCGACCTCGACGGGCGTGTGCCAGACGCGTGGGCACCGCTATAA
- a CDS encoding nuclear transport factor 2 family protein, with protein MWKALSERDWELLKTFLSDDCIYLDMPVGPAAAAKGPEDIVKRLKIGLEPLASYQNFPGLLVDNGRDAMYEHHEEWHWASGESAVLKFVTVHRVENGKVTLWKDYWDMGALANHAPPDWLENFATADMSWVFDATGLV; from the coding sequence ATGTGGAAGGCGCTGTCGGAACGCGACTGGGAACTGCTCAAGACGTTCCTGTCGGACGACTGCATCTACCTGGACATGCCGGTGGGCCCGGCCGCGGCCGCCAAGGGACCCGAGGACATCGTCAAGCGCCTCAAGATCGGTCTCGAACCGCTGGCTTCCTATCAGAACTTCCCCGGCCTGCTGGTGGACAACGGCCGCGATGCCATGTACGAACATCACGAGGAATGGCATTGGGCCAGCGGCGAATCCGCGGTCCTGAAGTTCGTCACCGTGCACCGGGTCGAGAACGGCAAGGTCACCCTGTGGAAGGACTACTGGGACATGGGCGCCCTGGCCAACCACGCCCCACCGGACTGGTTGGAGAACTTCGCCACCGCCGACATGTCGTGGGTTTTCGACGCCACCGGGCTGGTCTGA
- a CDS encoding MDR family MFS transporter — MSSPSTTVEQPSGGALLSVRRRNLVFVAVLLGMLLASLNQTIVATALPTVVADLGGAGHQAWVVTSYLLASTVVTAVVGKVGDIFGRKAVYQAAVLCFLAGSVLSGLSGSMAMLVAARALQGIGGGAIMVTSSALIAEVIPLRDRGRYQGALGAVFGVTTVAGPLLGGFVTDHLGWRWAFWLSIPVGVVVLLVSAATIPALTSRAARPVIDYAGIFWVGIGASGLTLATSLGGELAWTSPTIVGLVIASVLALAMFVRAETRAAEPILPMRLFRNPVFTMCCVLSLVVGFAMLGALTFMPTFMQFVDGVSPSESGLRTMPMVIGLLITSTVSGSLVGRTGRYKIYPVAGTAIMLVGFLLLSRMNAATPIPLQSLYLLILGAGIGMCMQVLVLIVQNTSDFTDLGVATSGVTFFRTIGSSFGAAIFGSLFAGFLSDRLPGALAASGAPPVAGDSPKALHELTPEVAAPIVNAYADALDLVFLCAAPVALAGLIVALFLKEVPLVEAEATLAADLGEGFGMPSAESSDQVLETVVSRLMRSSPEIRLRSVAGKPGCELDVAGLWALLKIYRHGQIFGSARLTEIADRLVVPFEVLEPTFNRLVQDGYVLRTGDSLWLTQKGARQVDGVSAALVERIVDKLGESPSFEGRPDRAQVEAALERIAHRVVVQRDWGDDDASQLSAAGTKN, encoded by the coding sequence ATGTCGAGCCCATCAACCACCGTCGAGCAGCCGTCGGGCGGGGCGCTGTTGAGCGTGCGCAGGCGCAACCTGGTGTTCGTCGCAGTCCTGCTCGGCATGCTGCTCGCATCGCTCAACCAGACCATCGTCGCCACCGCCCTTCCGACTGTCGTGGCCGACCTCGGTGGTGCCGGGCATCAGGCATGGGTGGTCACCAGTTACCTGCTCGCCTCGACCGTCGTCACCGCCGTCGTCGGCAAGGTCGGCGACATCTTCGGCCGCAAAGCCGTGTACCAGGCAGCGGTCCTGTGTTTTCTCGCCGGATCGGTGCTCAGCGGCTTGTCCGGGTCCATGGCCATGCTGGTGGCCGCGCGCGCACTTCAGGGGATCGGCGGCGGCGCGATCATGGTCACCTCGTCCGCACTGATCGCCGAGGTGATCCCGCTGCGCGACCGCGGGCGCTATCAGGGGGCGCTCGGCGCGGTATTCGGTGTCACGACCGTGGCCGGCCCGCTGCTCGGTGGTTTCGTCACCGACCACCTCGGTTGGCGGTGGGCGTTCTGGCTCAGCATTCCGGTGGGCGTCGTCGTTCTTCTGGTCTCGGCCGCCACGATTCCGGCGCTGACTTCTCGTGCGGCCCGCCCGGTGATCGACTACGCGGGCATCTTCTGGGTCGGGATCGGCGCGTCCGGTCTCACGCTGGCCACCAGCCTCGGCGGCGAGTTGGCCTGGACCTCGCCGACCATCGTCGGACTGGTGATCGCGTCGGTCCTGGCGCTGGCGATGTTCGTCCGGGCCGAAACCCGGGCGGCCGAACCGATTCTGCCGATGCGCCTGTTCCGGAATCCGGTCTTCACCATGTGCTGTGTGCTGTCGCTGGTGGTCGGGTTCGCCATGCTCGGCGCGCTGACCTTCATGCCCACCTTCATGCAGTTCGTCGACGGTGTGTCGCCGTCCGAATCCGGATTGCGCACGATGCCGATGGTGATCGGTCTGCTGATCACCTCGACCGTGAGCGGCAGTCTGGTGGGTCGCACCGGTCGCTACAAGATCTATCCGGTCGCCGGTACGGCGATCATGCTCGTCGGCTTCTTGCTGCTGTCGCGGATGAATGCCGCCACCCCGATCCCGCTTCAGTCGCTCTATCTGCTGATCCTGGGCGCCGGCATCGGAATGTGCATGCAGGTGCTCGTGCTCATCGTGCAGAACACCTCGGATTTCACCGATCTCGGTGTGGCGACGTCCGGCGTGACGTTCTTCCGGACCATCGGCAGTTCGTTCGGCGCCGCCATTTTCGGTTCGCTGTTCGCCGGCTTCCTGTCGGACCGGCTGCCGGGTGCGCTCGCAGCCAGCGGTGCCCCGCCGGTGGCCGGGGACTCACCCAAGGCGTTGCACGAGCTCACGCCCGAGGTCGCCGCACCGATCGTCAACGCCTACGCCGATGCGCTGGATCTGGTGTTCCTGTGTGCCGCACCGGTGGCACTGGCCGGCTTGATCGTGGCGTTGTTCCTCAAGGAGGTCCCGCTGGTCGAGGCTGAGGCGACGCTGGCGGCCGACCTCGGCGAAGGCTTCGGCATGCCGAGCGCGGAATCCTCGGATCAGGTTCTGGAGACGGTGGTCAGCCGGCTGATGCGCAGCTCACCGGAGATCCGGCTGCGCAGCGTTGCCGGGAAACCGGGATGCGAGCTGGATGTGGCGGGGCTGTGGGCGCTGCTCAAGATCTACCGGCACGGCCAGATCTTCGGCTCGGCACGGCTGACCGAGATCGCCGACCGGCTCGTCGTGCCGTTCGAAGTGCTCGAGCCGACGTTCAACCGGTTGGTGCAGGACGGCTACGTGTTGCGTACCGGGGACAGTCTGTGGCTGACCCAGAAGGGGGCACGGCAGGTCGACGGCGTGTCCGCGGCGCTGGTGGAGAGGATCGTCGACAAGCTCGGTGAATCGCCGTCCTTCGAGGGCCGCCCGGACCGTGCCCAGGTCGAGGCCGCGCTCGAGCGCATCGCCCACCGGGTGGTGGTGCAACGTGACTGGGGTGACGACGATGCGTCGCAGCTCAGCGCCGCGGGAACGAAAAACTAG
- a CDS encoding fatty-acid--CoA ligase produces the protein MSEYDLHSLILSCDFRVDDVDQMWKWMKKHRSGLLSIGAHHVVLYKSIWEPGRVLVTIGIRHARSIRDVLRSPAIFEWFDISGVEDIPPIFGGEVVEKIDLTEPSPEGHVAGVVVGAVATVDDVPTLMRKVHDGLDRFEQSGIRKIWVYQALDDGQEVMILQEVSDEVSARQWIDHPDAAAEWMATAGFGAYPSLFVGKLAHIMNVDEQDD, from the coding sequence ATGAGTGAGTACGATTTGCACTCGCTCATCCTTTCTTGCGATTTCCGCGTCGACGATGTCGATCAAATGTGGAAATGGATGAAGAAACACCGGTCCGGCCTATTGTCGATCGGCGCCCATCATGTGGTGCTGTATAAATCAATTTGGGAACCCGGCCGCGTATTGGTGACGATCGGTATCCGGCACGCCCGGTCCATCCGCGACGTGCTGCGGTCGCCGGCGATTTTCGAATGGTTCGATATTTCCGGCGTCGAAGATATTCCACCGATATTCGGTGGCGAAGTGGTGGAGAAGATCGATCTGACCGAGCCGTCCCCGGAGGGGCATGTGGCCGGGGTGGTCGTGGGCGCCGTGGCCACCGTCGACGACGTGCCGACCCTGATGCGCAAGGTGCACGACGGTCTCGACCGCTTCGAGCAGAGCGGCATCCGCAAGATCTGGGTCTATCAGGCGCTCGACGACGGCCAGGAAGTGATGATCCTGCAGGAGGTCTCCGACGAGGTCAGCGCCCGGCAGTGGATCGACCACCCCGACGCGGCCGCCGAGTGGATGGCCACGGCCGGATTCGGCGCGTACCCCAGCCTGTTCGTCGGCAAGTTGGCCCACATCATGAACGTCGACGAGCAGGACGACTGA
- a CDS encoding VOC family protein: MIGTLRSIVLDCRDPAALAAFYAELLGGDVTTEDDTWVVVTDPAGRRVACQYSPEHEPPDFPDPQGSQQIHLDVEVDDPDAAQRRVLALGATRVPGAVEDKDFRVFRDPAGHPFCLVWGID, translated from the coding sequence ATGATCGGAACACTTCGCTCCATCGTCCTGGACTGCCGGGACCCCGCTGCGCTGGCCGCCTTCTACGCCGAGCTCCTCGGCGGAGACGTCACCACCGAGGACGACACCTGGGTGGTCGTGACAGATCCGGCTGGTCGACGGGTGGCGTGCCAGTACTCGCCGGAACACGAGCCCCCGGACTTCCCTGATCCGCAGGGGTCCCAGCAGATCCACCTAGATGTCGAGGTCGACGATCCGGACGCGGCCCAGCGTCGCGTTCTCGCGCTGGGCGCCACGCGCGTGCCCGGTGCCGTCGAGGACAAGGACTTCCGGGTGTTCCGGGATCCGGCCGGCCACCCGTTCTGCCTGGTGTGGGGAATCGACTGA
- a CDS encoding carboxymuconolactone decarboxylase family protein — translation MSRIGEFPDDDVAGWILRSPDIGTAMANYTNAVYTKGRLPLRVRELARMVIALDNECAVCQNTRDSDGAAAGVDEDLYDHAAEWQTWPGYSAQERIAAEFAHRFATGHTELRDDEDFWERAGEHFDAELLTDLALSCAMWLGMGRMLRTLDIGQTCKITL, via the coding sequence ATGAGCCGTATCGGAGAGTTTCCCGACGACGACGTGGCCGGCTGGATCCTCAGGTCCCCTGACATCGGCACCGCCATGGCCAACTACACCAACGCGGTGTACACGAAAGGGCGGCTGCCGCTTCGGGTGCGCGAGCTGGCTCGCATGGTGATCGCGCTCGACAACGAATGCGCGGTGTGCCAGAACACCCGCGACTCCGACGGCGCCGCGGCGGGGGTGGACGAGGATCTCTACGATCACGCCGCCGAGTGGCAGACCTGGCCGGGCTACAGCGCGCAGGAGCGAATCGCCGCCGAGTTCGCCCACCGTTTCGCCACCGGTCACACCGAGCTGCGGGACGACGAGGACTTCTGGGAGCGGGCCGGCGAGCACTTCGATGCCGAGTTGCTCACCGACCTGGCGCTGTCGTGCGCGATGTGGCTGGGGATGGGCCGGATGCTGCGGACGCTCGACATCGGCCAAACCTGCAAGATCACGCTGTAG
- a CDS encoding type I glutamate--ammonia ligase: MTAGSSGPAKPLAAAAIAQLESDGVATLIGTVVGPAGLTHAKTVPLRRMGIFADPGLGASPVFHAFTIDRTGIAMSESIGVVGDQRIRIDLGALRILGDGFAWAPAAFYNQDGSADPYCSRGVLQRVQDRLDGADLTALVGHEVEFVLVGPDGSRLPSLMWAQYGLAGVLEFEGFVRDVTDAANGSGVAIEQFHPEYGSNQFEISLAPLPPVAAADQLVLMRIIVARVARRHGLRVSLSPLPFASGVGSGAHQHFSLNLAGAPTFSGGSGAQGMTKEGESALAGLLAGLPAAQGVLCGSVLSGLRMRPGYWSGAYNCWGTENREAAVRFLIGGPSNPYGANVEVKVIDPSANPYLATATILGLAEYGISAGLTLGPEVRVDPDSLSDAQRAEDGIVLLPNRQADNLAALRSSALIRGILGDAAVDAVLAVRDYEQEHFAGLDAEQLTERFRMAWSL, translated from the coding sequence GTGACAGCTGGATCATCAGGACCGGCGAAACCGCTGGCCGCGGCGGCCATCGCCCAACTGGAATCCGATGGGGTCGCGACGCTGATCGGTACGGTGGTCGGTCCGGCCGGGTTGACGCACGCGAAAACCGTTCCGCTGCGCCGGATGGGGATCTTCGCCGATCCCGGTTTGGGCGCCAGCCCGGTGTTCCACGCGTTCACCATCGACCGGACCGGCATCGCGATGAGTGAGTCCATCGGCGTCGTCGGTGATCAGCGGATCCGTATCGATCTCGGGGCGCTGCGGATACTGGGAGACGGATTCGCCTGGGCCCCAGCAGCTTTCTACAACCAGGACGGGTCCGCGGATCCGTACTGCAGCCGGGGCGTGCTGCAGCGGGTCCAGGACCGGCTCGACGGTGCCGACCTGACCGCACTCGTCGGCCACGAGGTGGAGTTCGTTCTCGTCGGGCCCGACGGGAGCCGGCTGCCTTCGCTGATGTGGGCGCAGTACGGGTTGGCCGGGGTGCTCGAGTTCGAGGGGTTCGTCCGCGATGTCACTGACGCGGCCAACGGATCGGGGGTGGCGATCGAGCAGTTCCACCCCGAATACGGCTCCAACCAGTTCGAGATCTCGCTGGCCCCGTTGCCCCCGGTGGCCGCCGCCGACCAACTGGTGCTCATGCGGATCATCGTGGCCCGGGTGGCCCGGCGACACGGATTGCGGGTGAGCCTGTCTCCGTTGCCGTTTGCCTCCGGGGTCGGTTCGGGTGCCCACCAGCACTTCTCACTGAACCTGGCCGGGGCGCCGACGTTCTCCGGCGGGTCGGGGGCACAGGGAATGACGAAAGAGGGCGAATCGGCTCTGGCCGGTCTGCTCGCGGGGTTGCCTGCCGCCCAGGGCGTACTGTGCGGATCGGTGCTGTCCGGGTTGCGCATGCGACCTGGCTACTGGTCGGGCGCCTACAACTGCTGGGGCACCGAAAACCGGGAAGCCGCCGTACGTTTCCTGATCGGCGGCCCCAGCAACCCGTACGGCGCCAACGTCGAGGTCAAGGTCATCGACCCGTCGGCCAACCCGTACCTGGCCACCGCGACCATTCTCGGACTGGCCGAGTACGGGATCAGTGCGGGGCTGACGCTGGGGCCGGAGGTGCGGGTCGACCCGGACTCGTTGAGCGACGCCCAACGCGCCGAGGACGGGATCGTACTCCTGCCGAACCGGCAGGCCGACAACCTTGCCGCACTGCGCTCCTCGGCGCTGATCCGCGGAATCCTCGGCGATGCGGCGGTGGATGCGGTGCTCGCCGTCCGAGACTATGAGCAGGAGCATTTCGCCGGGCTCGATGCCGAGCAGCTCACCGAGCGGTTCCGGATGGCCTGGAGTTTGTGA
- a CDS encoding (2Fe-2S)-binding protein, which translates to MFVCLCTGATSQVVNEIVESGATTSKEVAEACGAGADCGRCRRTIRAIIAAHQAAEGCPTQFNGCPSRATR; encoded by the coding sequence ATGTTCGTCTGCCTGTGTACCGGGGCGACCAGTCAGGTCGTCAACGAGATCGTCGAGTCCGGCGCCACCACCTCCAAAGAGGTGGCCGAGGCCTGCGGGGCGGGTGCCGATTGTGGACGTTGCCGGCGCACGATCCGCGCCATCATCGCCGCCCACCAGGCAGCTGAGGGCTGCCCAACCCAGTTCAACGGTTGCCCGTCCCGGGCCACCCGCTAG